The following are encoded in a window of Methanococcus voltae genomic DNA:
- a CDS encoding N-acetyl sugar amidotransferase codes for MDTSDPDIVFDENGYCNHCTRALKVLSEPPVGLSKDEKQKALDNVVNAIKRDGKGKKYDCIIGVSGGVDSTYVAYLVKKLGLRPLAVHLDNGWNSELSVQNIENTLKILDIELYTYVMDWNEFKDIQKSFLKAGVPDLEIPTDHAINALLYQMADKFGVKYILNGSNVETEQIAVPSWSNGHYDWRYIKLIQKKFGTQKFKTFPHITPLKLIKWNFIKNIRRVRILDYVDYNKENVLLTLEKELNYKRYSKKHGESTYTYFIQNYILPERFGFDKRKMHLSSLICSKQMTREEALLELSEPLMTEKELKYLIKYTCDKFEITEEEFEDYMNLPVKTYFDYPSYNTHTIYRTLRELYKKIIHY; via the coding sequence ATGGATACGAGTGACCCCGACATAGTTTTTGATGAAAATGGGTATTGTAATCATTGTACCAGGGCTTTAAAAGTATTAAGTGAACCGCCTGTAGGATTATCAAAAGACGAAAAGCAGAAAGCACTAGACAATGTTGTTAATGCCATAAAAAGGGACGGAAAAGGCAAAAAATACGACTGTATAATCGGAGTTAGTGGTGGGGTAGATAGTACATACGTGGCATATCTTGTAAAAAAATTGGGTTTAAGACCTTTGGCAGTACATTTAGATAATGGCTGGAATTCTGAATTAAGTGTACAAAATATAGAAAATACTTTAAAAATATTGGATATAGAATTATATACTTATGTAATGGATTGGAATGAGTTCAAGGATATTCAGAAGTCTTTTTTAAAAGCAGGCGTTCCCGATTTGGAAATTCCTACGGATCATGCTATCAATGCACTATTGTACCAAATGGCAGATAAATTCGGGGTTAAATATATATTAAATGGTAGTAATGTGGAAACAGAGCAAATTGCAGTGCCTTCATGGAGTAATGGACATTATGATTGGAGGTATATAAAATTAATTCAAAAAAAGTTTGGAACTCAAAAATTCAAAACATTCCCTCACATAACACCACTTAAACTTATAAAATGGAATTTTATTAAAAATATAAGGCGAGTTAGAATACTAGATTATGTAGATTATAATAAAGAGAATGTATTGTTAACATTAGAAAAAGAATTAAATTATAAGCGATATTCTAAAAAACATGGTGAAAGTACATATACCTACTTTATTCAAAACTATATATTGCCGGAAAGATTTGGGTTTGACAAACGGAAAATGCATCTTTCAAGTTTAATTTGCAGTAAACAAATGACTCGAGAAGAGGCATTACTTGAACTTTCAGAGCCATTAATGACTGAAAAAGAATTGAAGTATTTAATAAAATACACTTGTGATAAATTTGAGATTACCGAAGAAGAATTCGAAGATTATATGAATTTACCTGTCAAAACTTATTTTGATTATCCTTCATATAATACTCATACAATATATCGTACATTAAGAGAATTATACAAAAAAATTATTCATTATTAA
- a CDS encoding glycosyltransferase, with product MKIVMTATNPVTNDPRIIKEAKALNEAGHKITIVAWDRDCKNPSEITPEGIEIIRIPVKASYGGMKDFIKNLPLFYKKAYKILKKMDFDAIHTHDFDTAFLGYILKKQGKKSKEKNKRIKWVYDIHDLYFTFLETEGKTTSLKKDILKKIIIKMDLAYVSYADNVITVSENIGFKHDGLKEFYTNKGIDDDKFTIIWNSPDIKSFSSYEKISLKKSDKFTIGFIGGLRTVDNFKKLFKMTLEYNYSDKFKFLIVGKGHKIDEIKKYAEKYGIDVEFTGQIDYNVIPNYYKICDIIYACYPMRENIRRAMPLKVLESQYMGIPVVVNKNTLFEDYTLSNNMGVSIDIDNEKDYLKIFEYLINDEFKNNNTSNNTNNTINTSNNTSNKFKNNVKNEISEKYVINYWDFQKNALKNLYASFKTREQ from the coding sequence ATGAAAATAGTAATGACCGCAACAAATCCTGTAACTAATGACCCAAGGATAATAAAAGAGGCGAAAGCCCTAAATGAAGCAGGGCATAAAATAACAATTGTTGCATGGGACAGGGACTGCAAAAATCCTTCTGAAATCACGCCCGAAGGTATTGAGATTATTAGGATTCCCGTTAAGGCATCTTACGGTGGCATGAAAGATTTTATAAAAAATTTACCGTTATTTTACAAGAAAGCTTACAAAATATTGAAAAAAATGGATTTTGATGCGATACACACACATGACTTTGATACTGCTTTTTTAGGATATATTTTAAAGAAACAAGGCAAAAAAAGTAAAGAGAAAAATAAACGCATAAAATGGGTTTACGACATTCATGATTTGTATTTTACATTTTTAGAGACTGAAGGTAAAACTACGTCCTTAAAAAAGGATATTCTAAAAAAAATAATAATAAAAATGGATTTAGCCTATGTATCATATGCAGATAATGTAATAACCGTTTCAGAAAATATTGGATTTAAACACGATGGTTTAAAGGAATTTTACACTAACAAAGGTATTGATGATGATAAATTTACAATCATATGGAATTCTCCTGACATCAAATCTTTCTCAAGTTATGAAAAAATATCTTTAAAAAAATCAGATAAATTTACAATTGGTTTTATAGGCGGTCTTAGAACTGTTGATAATTTTAAAAAACTTTTTAAGATGACTTTGGAGTATAATTATTCTGATAAATTTAAATTTTTAATTGTAGGCAAGGGTCACAAAATAGATGAAATTAAAAAATATGCTGAAAAATATGGAATTGATGTAGAGTTTACGGGACAAATTGATTATAATGTAATACCTAATTATTATAAAATATGCGATATTATTTACGCTTGCTACCCTATGCGTGAGAATATACGTAGAGCAATGCCTCTAAAAGTCCTGGAGTCGCAATATATGGGGATTCCTGTAGTAGTTAATAAAAATACTTTGTTTGAAGATTACACTTTGTCAAATAATATGGGTGTTTCTATTGATATTGATAATGAAAAAGATTATTTAAAGATATTTGAATATTTAATCAACGATGAATTTAAAAATAATAATACTAGTAATAATACTAATAATACTATTAATACTAGTAATAATACTAGTAATAAATTTAAAAATAATGTTAAAAATGAAATTTCTGAAAAATATGTAATTAATTATTGGGATTTTCAAAAAAATGCTTTAAAGAACTTATACGCTAGTTTTAAAACACGGGAACAATAG
- a CDS encoding DEAD/DEAH box helicase yields the protein MNKELLMNVLSKNGIKSLRPPQEKVLNEGILEKDKNFIISIPTASGKTLIGEMAFINHVLQPLKSQNDRGNNNNNNNNKNEDDNADLGFMPSGKKALFIVPLKALATEKFDEFREKYNKFGLKIGISIGDYDSKENLSRYDIIIMTSEKLDSLMRKKNTTWLNDVSVVIIDEIHLLGDKERGGTLEIVLTKLKMLPIQIIGLSATIGNSEELATWLTAKLVVDTWRPVELKKGLYHPNENKVDYYKIEDYKVIEDKKGKNKECKNLKNYGSSKSEISNLILDCIKNSGSCLVFCSSKRNAVSEAKKNDLTKYLTNDEQEELNIISSEILNVLEKPSKTCEQLSECVKKGVAFHHAGLAMKQRKLVEDAFRKRLIKVICCTPTLSAGLNLPCRRAIIRDTKRFDGTGFSNIPNMEIQQCIGRAGRPGLDPYGEGIIVVKKSSEVGDNLYMLRGKPEEIYSNISNKKTLRIFILGSIFSGEIVSFEELKQFMKNTFYAVQYGDYEKIVEDIKDEVIFLMENGFIKYNFDFDNNSKTNLGINLKTDSEIEKEEEILNYIASSKKELKPNAYSINNISFDENGNLILGNSKGTKTTKGSKSNKNVKRNTKHNYEEYELIEDKSTTFKSTKLGNVTAQQYIDPLSAKNISEGIISIYKGKIDIANAKNISDVEKRILYFICKSTELRPLLRVNKYEYEDLVEEMVAFEFYEYEDYDNICAYKTSKMIMDWINEASETDIFEKYKVEAGILNYKIEQIKWISHATTEIYRALEMSGAFEEIVCNNEGNGKSANKMILKKIISDLQLRIEYGAKSDLVELLGVKNLGRVRARKLFNADIKTIADITTNREFVIKTIGKIGYKVFDELKIPYDDMILEDKDMKILGEGKKPKKIQKTLDNFF from the coding sequence ATGAATAAAGAACTTTTAATGAATGTATTGTCTAAAAATGGGATAAAAAGCCTTCGACCACCTCAGGAAAAAGTATTAAACGAAGGAATACTTGAAAAAGACAAAAATTTTATAATTAGCATCCCCACTGCTTCCGGAAAAACACTTATTGGGGAAATGGCATTTATAAATCACGTATTACAACCTTTAAAGTCACAAAATGATCGTGGCAATAATAATAATAATAATAATAATAAAAATGAAGATGATAACGCTGATTTAGGATTTATGCCTAGTGGAAAGAAAGCTTTATTTATTGTACCTCTTAAAGCACTTGCTACGGAAAAATTTGATGAATTTAGGGAAAAATATAACAAATTTGGTTTAAAAATTGGCATATCAATTGGAGATTATGATAGTAAAGAAAATTTGTCAAGATACGATATTATAATTATGACATCTGAAAAACTTGACAGTCTTATGAGAAAAAAGAATACAACTTGGTTAAACGACGTTTCAGTGGTCATAATTGATGAAATACATTTATTAGGAGATAAAGAAAGAGGAGGTACATTAGAAATAGTTTTGACAAAATTAAAAATGTTGCCAATTCAAATAATAGGATTATCGGCTACCATTGGTAATTCTGAGGAACTTGCAACATGGTTAACTGCAAAACTTGTGGTTGATACATGGCGACCTGTGGAACTTAAAAAAGGACTTTATCATCCTAATGAAAATAAGGTGGATTACTATAAAATCGAGGATTACAAAGTAATTGAAGATAAAAAAGGTAAAAACAAAGAATGTAAGAATTTAAAAAATTATGGAAGTTCCAAAAGTGAAATATCAAATCTTATATTGGACTGTATAAAAAATAGTGGCTCTTGTTTGGTATTTTGTAGCTCAAAACGTAATGCAGTTTCAGAAGCTAAAAAGAATGATCTTACAAAATATTTAACAAATGATGAGCAAGAAGAATTAAACATTATTAGCTCTGAAATTTTAAATGTTCTTGAAAAACCATCTAAAACTTGCGAACAGCTTTCAGAATGTGTTAAAAAAGGAGTTGCTTTTCACCATGCAGGTTTGGCAATGAAACAACGTAAGTTGGTTGAAGACGCGTTTAGAAAAAGGCTTATAAAAGTTATTTGCTGTACCCCAACACTTTCGGCGGGTTTGAATTTACCTTGCAGGCGTGCAATAATTAGAGATACCAAGCGTTTTGATGGAACGGGATTCTCAAATATTCCCAATATGGAAATACAGCAATGTATAGGACGGGCAGGGCGTCCTGGACTTGACCCATACGGTGAAGGTATTATAGTAGTTAAAAAGTCTTCGGAAGTTGGAGATAACCTTTATATGTTGCGTGGAAAGCCTGAAGAGATATATTCTAACATATCCAATAAAAAAACACTTCGTATATTCATACTTGGAAGCATATTCTCCGGGGAAATTGTTTCATTTGAAGAATTAAAGCAATTCATGAAAAATACGTTTTATGCAGTTCAATACGGAGATTATGAAAAAATTGTAGAAGATATTAAAGATGAAGTAATATTTTTAATGGAAAATGGTTTTATCAAATATAATTTTGACTTTGACAATAATTCAAAAACAAATTTAGGAATAAATTTAAAGACAGACTCTGAAATTGAAAAAGAAGAAGAAATTTTAAACTACATTGCATCGTCTAAAAAAGAATTAAAACCAAATGCGTATAGTATAAATAATATATCCTTTGATGAAAATGGAAATTTAATATTGGGCAATTCTAAAGGTACTAAAACTACTAAAGGTAGTAAAAGTAATAAAAACGTTAAACGTAATACTAAACATAATTACGAAGAATATGAACTTATAGAAGATAAAAGTACCACCTTTAAGTCTACAAAATTGGGCAATGTTACCGCACAACAATATATCGACCCATTGAGTGCTAAAAATATTTCCGAAGGTATTATATCAATTTATAAAGGCAAAATTGACATTGCCAATGCTAAAAATATTTCCGATGTTGAAAAGAGAATTTTATATTTTATTTGTAAATCTACGGAATTGAGACCTTTATTAAGGGTAAATAAGTACGAATATGAAGATTTAGTTGAAGAAATGGTGGCTTTTGAATTTTACGAATACGAAGACTATGACAATATCTGTGCATACAAAACCTCAAAAATGATTATGGATTGGATAAACGAAGCGTCTGAAACAGACATTTTTGAGAAATATAAGGTAGAAGCAGGTATTTTAAACTATAAAATTGAGCAGATTAAATGGATTTCTCACGCTACAACCGAGATATATCGAGCTTTAGAAATGTCTGGAGCTTTTGAAGAAATTGTCTGCAATAACGAGGGTAATGGTAAAAGTGCCAATAAAATGATTCTTAAAAAAATAATTTCAGATTTACAGTTGCGTATTGAATATGGCGCTAAATCTGATCTGGTAGAATTGCTTGGTGTTAAAAATCTAGGTAGGGTAAGAGCTAGAAAACTTTTCAACGCTGATATAAAAACTATAGCAGATATTACGACTAACAGGGAATTTGTAATTAAAACTATTGGTAAAATAGGCTACAAAGTATTTGATGAGTTAAAAATCCCGTATGATGACATGATTTTAGAGGATAAAGATATGAAAATATTGGGCGAAGGTAAAAAACCTAAAAAAATTCAAAAAACACTGGATAATTTCTTCTAA
- a CDS encoding flippase, producing the protein MSYKQKAVRGIGWNFMLLILAGPIGYGVRMLYANYLPKTEVGLFYAILDLLSILAVFRGLGVDVALTRYIPKFKAEGDYKSIKSSVNFSFIFQISFTVVLVAILLALSPYIVNNYLNSTGQYTGNLLIASDAFMIMVVVYFIFEGILGVIYNVLRGLQNQKYLATITPFKISFIFGISLLLILLGINNAFVPVLAYSVVPVLAVILYGIILFKKVYPDYFKIKSKISKDLIKKIFKQGIPAALTNSTSVLMSYIDGVFLTIFAGLIAVAEYRNVATPTITLLNVGVGAISIVLLPLVSELWTLGKVKELNYGITNIFKYLMALTLPLIICLSYYMPEFINVFFNSSYLPVTNAVRILMISAVFSSLNVISSDILVGVGKPQIATKFLYFGAMVNVILNMLLIPQFGSLGAATTTLISYFAIQMLMGRYIKKNMNLQIKYKETFKLLIIGLLSLIPVVILSNFAMSDLYRLIIGSISYSALYILLVFGLKIIDIDEIISLIKK; encoded by the coding sequence TTGAGTTACAAACAAAAAGCAGTTAGGGGAATTGGTTGGAATTTTATGCTATTAATTTTAGCAGGTCCTATTGGCTATGGGGTGAGGATGCTATATGCAAACTATTTGCCCAAAACAGAAGTAGGTTTATTTTATGCCATATTAGATTTACTTAGTATTTTAGCTGTTTTTAGAGGTTTAGGGGTAGATGTAGCACTTACAAGATATATACCAAAATTTAAAGCAGAAGGGGATTATAAGTCCATTAAATCATCTGTAAATTTCTCATTTATATTTCAAATCAGTTTTACAGTGGTGCTAGTTGCAATACTTCTAGCTTTAAGTCCCTACATTGTCAATAACTATCTTAACAGTACTGGACAATATACTGGTAATTTGTTGATTGCTTCCGATGCTTTTATGATAATGGTGGTAGTATACTTCATATTTGAAGGTATACTCGGAGTAATATATAATGTATTAAGAGGCCTCCAAAATCAAAAGTATTTAGCCACAATTACACCATTTAAGATAAGTTTTATATTTGGTATATCATTACTGTTGATTTTATTGGGAATAAATAACGCATTTGTGCCGGTGTTGGCTTATTCGGTTGTTCCAGTTCTTGCGGTAATCTTGTACGGGATTATATTATTCAAAAAAGTTTATCCTGATTATTTCAAAATAAAATCTAAAATATCTAAAGATTTGATTAAAAAAATATTTAAGCAAGGGATACCTGCAGCCCTAACTAATTCTACATCTGTATTGATGAGTTATATTGATGGAGTATTTTTAACGATATTCGCAGGATTAATTGCAGTTGCAGAATACCGTAATGTTGCAACACCCACTATTACGTTACTTAATGTAGGCGTTGGTGCTATATCCATAGTTTTATTACCTTTAGTATCTGAATTATGGACACTTGGCAAAGTAAAGGAGTTAAATTACGGTATTACAAATATCTTCAAATATTTGATGGCATTGACTTTGCCGTTAATTATCTGTCTAAGTTATTATATGCCAGAATTTATAAATGTATTCTTTAACTCTAGTTATCTACCGGTAACCAATGCAGTTAGAATATTGATGATTAGCGCAGTATTCTCCTCATTAAATGTTATAAGTTCCGATATATTGGTAGGAGTAGGAAAACCACAGATAGCAACCAAATTTTTATATTTTGGAGCCATGGTAAATGTAATATTAAATATGTTGTTAATACCACAGTTTGGAAGCTTAGGGGCTGCTACAACTACATTGATTAGCTATTTTGCAATCCAAATGCTTATGGGCAGGTATATTAAAAAGAATATGAATTTGCAAATTAAATATAAAGAAACATTTAAATTATTAATAATTGGACTTTTGAGCTTAATACCCGTAGTAATTCTATCAAATTTCGCAATGAGTGATTTATACAGGTTAATAATTGGTTCTATAAGTTATTCTGCATTATACATATTACTAGTATTTGGATTAAAAATAATTGATATTGATGAAATTATATCCCTTATCAAAAAATAA
- a CDS encoding UDP-N-acetylglucosamine 3-dehydrogenase: MLKVGVIGVGMMGYNHVRIYKELEKSKEKDIKLVGVSDTNEERVNEIAKEFDTKAFTDYKELINEGVDLVSIVVPTFLHKKIASEFIEAGVNVLVEKPIADSIENAKELIALAKKNNVKLAVGHVERFNPAILELKKHIEKGVLGDIVTMTAKRVGPMTSRITDVGVILDLSVHDIDAMHFLCGSKVKDVYAKAKNVKHPSDAEDYALIIASFENDIDGIIETNRLTPHKTRSLNIIGTQGIAYLDYIDQSLTIYDDEWVKKAKIEHSEPLKNELLNVIESVENGVEPLVCGEDGLHALEVALKALKSSK; encoded by the coding sequence GTGTTAAAAGTTGGCGTTATTGGCGTTGGAATGATGGGTTATAACCATGTTAGAATTTATAAAGAATTAGAAAAAAGTAAAGAAAAAGATATAAAACTAGTAGGCGTTTCAGATACTAATGAGGAAAGAGTTAATGAAATAGCAAAAGAATTCGATACAAAGGCTTTCACAGATTACAAGGAACTTATAAACGAAGGCGTTGACCTTGTTAGTATTGTTGTGCCTACCTTCTTGCATAAAAAAATTGCAAGTGAATTTATAGAGGCTGGTGTTAACGTACTTGTAGAAAAACCTATTGCAGATAGCATCGAAAATGCAAAGGAACTTATAGCGCTTGCTAAGAAAAATAACGTTAAATTAGCGGTCGGACATGTTGAAAGGTTTAATCCTGCAATATTGGAGCTTAAAAAACATATTGAGAAGGGAGTTTTAGGGGATATCGTTACGATGACTGCCAAGAGAGTTGGACCTATGACTTCACGTATCACTGACGTGGGAGTTATTCTTGACCTTTCCGTACATGATATTGATGCTATGCACTTTTTATGTGGTTCAAAAGTAAAAGACGTTTATGCAAAAGCTAAAAACGTAAAACACCCATCTGATGCTGAGGATTATGCGCTTATTATTGCAAGTTTTGAAAATGATATTGATGGAATTATTGAGACGAACAGGCTTACTCCACACAAAACTAGAAGTTTAAACATTATTGGAACTCAAGGCATAGCTTATTTGGATTACATAGACCAATCTCTCACAATATATGACGACGAATGGGTTAAAAAAGCTAAAATAGAACATTCAGAACCACTTAAAAACGAACTATTAAATGTCATTGAAAGTGTTGAAAATGGCGTAGAACCGTTAGTATGTGGAGAAGATGGACTTCACGCGTTAGAAGTTGCCCTTAAAGCTTTAAAAAGTTCAAAATAA
- a CDS encoding nucleotide sugar dehydrogenase, which yields MSMLNLSKEDFKNKFKNGEITVAVYGQGKMGLPLANVFAEAGVNVIGVDICEEVVENLNKGINHITEEPFLSDLVAKNVKNGTYSATTDGKLAAEKADIMIILVPTLTDEKGNIKLGPVYNVAEIISSGLKEGNIVITEATMPPSTTESLIPILEKSGLKLANGDFGLAHAPERTMTGTALRDIKGQYPKIIGANGSATLEILCGMYETINSAGIVPISSIKGAEAVKVFEGVYRDVNIGLANELALWCEEHNVEALEVFESANTQPYCHIHTPGAGVGGHCIPVYPWFVINSSEELNPRITKTARELNDYMAHHMVELTIKGLNSFEKSLKNAKILVLGLTFRGGVKEFMKSAAIPIISELNGWDADVYTFDPLCDETDAERFGAKWAELEAHKWDAVIITSDHAEFKNMDLDNLKKNMDIPLIVDGRNTIKPTIAREKGFKYLSVGNFKL from the coding sequence ATGAGTATGTTAAATTTATCAAAAGAAGACTTTAAAAATAAATTTAAAAACGGTGAAATAACTGTAGCAGTTTATGGTCAAGGTAAAATGGGTTTACCTCTCGCAAATGTCTTTGCAGAAGCTGGTGTTAATGTAATAGGCGTCGATATTTGCGAAGAAGTTGTTGAAAACTTAAACAAAGGTATAAATCACATTACTGAAGAACCATTTTTAAGTGATTTGGTAGCTAAAAACGTTAAAAATGGGACATATTCTGCCACAACTGATGGAAAACTTGCAGCTGAAAAAGCTGACATTATGATCATACTTGTTCCGACCCTTACGGATGAAAAAGGCAATATTAAACTTGGACCGGTTTATAATGTTGCTGAAATAATAAGTAGCGGGTTAAAAGAAGGTAACATTGTTATTACAGAAGCTACAATGCCTCCTTCCACAACAGAAAGTCTTATACCAATTTTAGAAAAGAGTGGTTTAAAATTAGCAAACGGTGATTTTGGGCTTGCACATGCTCCTGAAAGGACTATGACCGGTACTGCACTTAGGGATATTAAAGGTCAATACCCTAAAATTATAGGTGCCAATGGTTCCGCGACTCTTGAAATATTATGTGGAATGTATGAAACTATAAATAGCGCGGGTATTGTGCCAATTAGTAGTATTAAAGGAGCTGAAGCAGTTAAAGTATTTGAAGGAGTTTATAGGGACGTTAATATTGGATTAGCTAATGAATTAGCACTTTGGTGTGAAGAACACAATGTTGAAGCCCTTGAAGTGTTTGAATCAGCTAATACTCAACCTTATTGCCATATTCATACACCTGGTGCAGGTGTTGGAGGTCACTGTATTCCGGTTTATCCATGGTTTGTAATCAACTCATCAGAAGAACTTAATCCACGTATTACAAAAACAGCGAGAGAATTAAACGATTATATGGCCCACCACATGGTTGAATTAACCATTAAAGGTCTTAATAGCTTTGAAAAATCACTTAAAAATGCCAAAATTCTCGTATTGGGGCTTACCTTTAGAGGGGGCGTTAAGGAATTTATGAAAAGTGCAGCTATCCCGATAATTTCAGAACTCAATGGTTGGGATGCAGATGTTTATACGTTTGACCCATTATGTGATGAAACAGACGCAGAAAGATTTGGTGCAAAATGGGCCGAATTAGAAGCTCACAAATGGGATGCAGTTATTATAACATCTGACCATGCCGAATTTAAAAATATGGACTTGGATAATTTAAAAAAGAATATGGACATTCCTTTGATTGTTGATGGTAGAAATACAATTAAACCTACCATTGCACGTGAAAAAGGATTTAAATACTTGAGTGTAGGTAATTTTAAATTATAA
- a CDS encoding YqaA family protein, which produces MSIELSTFIDPFIDFGLYLVHKYGIWAIFVLGFTESIFQPFPTEIFMIPGLTIGLNWFWVLIASTVGSTLGAIVTYYLASKYGERWYHKFFKSDKYYEKTNRFLEKWGPMGIIVVGITPIPFELICWSASAFKMPFKTYIIAVIISRVLKHGAIVAPFGLYAFLKSYGLWPF; this is translated from the coding sequence ATGAGTATAGAGTTATCTACATTTATTGACCCATTTATCGACTTCGGACTTTATTTGGTGCATAAATATGGTATTTGGGCAATATTTGTATTAGGATTTACAGAATCAATATTTCAACCATTTCCTACTGAAATATTTATGATTCCAGGTCTTACAATTGGTTTAAACTGGTTTTGGGTACTTATAGCTTCTACTGTTGGGAGTACTCTTGGTGCCATTGTCACATACTACCTTGCATCAAAATATGGGGAAAGATGGTATCACAAATTTTTTAAAAGCGATAAGTACTATGAAAAAACCAATCGTTTTTTAGAAAAATGGGGCCCCATGGGCATTATCGTTGTAGGAATTACACCGATACCTTTTGAACTAATTTGTTGGTCAGCTAGTGCTTTTAAAATGCCATTTAAAACTTACATTATTGCCGTTATAATCAGTAGGGTTTTAAAACATGGTGCTATAGTTGCACCTTTTGGATTATACGCATTTTTAAAATCGTACGGTCTTTGGCCTTTTTAA
- a CDS encoding HypC/HybG/HupF family hydrogenase formation chaperone, with protein sequence MCLAIPSKVIEIFEEDGEKYAVAEYKGVKQKAKLALLEDVSVGDYVLIHTGYALEKLSEEDAKITLDTWEELFDALDEMEGKNENVNVPEDLKGIMRKE encoded by the coding sequence ATGTGTTTGGCAATACCTTCAAAAGTTATTGAGATTTTTGAAGAAGATGGGGAAAAATACGCAGTTGCAGAATACAAAGGCGTTAAACAAAAAGCTAAATTGGCTTTACTCGAAGATGTAAGCGTTGGGGACTATGTATTGATACATACTGGTTATGCCTTAGAAAAATTAAGTGAAGAAGATGCTAAAATAACCCTTGATACATGGGAAGAATTATTTGATGCTTTAGATGAAATGGAAGGCAAAAACGAGAATGTTAACGTTCCAGAAGATTTAAAGGGAATTATGAGAAAGGAATAA
- a CDS encoding 4Fe-4S dicluster domain-containing protein: MVKIKIDYNFCNGLDCAECVNTCPMEIFDISEDKIVIVNQETCVWCKVCTDVCPNDCIALDFESD; this comes from the coding sequence TTGGTTAAAATAAAAATAGACTATAATTTCTGTAATGGTTTAGATTGTGCGGAATGCGTTAATACGTGCCCTATGGAAATATTTGATATATCGGAAGATAAAATAGTAATAGTTAATCAAGAAACTTGCGTATGGTGCAAAGTTTGTACAGATGTTTGCCCTAACGACTGTATTGCGTTAGACTTTGAATCAGATTAA
- a CDS encoding DNA-directed RNA polymerase subunit K, with protein sequence MSYTKFEKARLIGSRALQISGGAPTTVDSESSSSLDLAIEEVTNDVVPLTIKKPKVIKLDE encoded by the coding sequence TTGAGCTATACAAAATTTGAAAAAGCGAGATTAATAGGTTCAAGAGCCTTGCAAATTTCTGGTGGAGCACCAACTACTGTAGATTCAGAAAGTAGTTCTTCTTTAGATTTAGCAATTGAAGAGGTAACCAACGATGTTGTACCCTTAACAATCAAAAAACCTAAAGTTATTAAATTAGATGAATAA
- a CDS encoding DNA-directed RNA polymerase subunit N: MMFPVRCFSCGTVVSEVYEEYHERLSNGEKPDDILDDLQITKYCCRRMFASHRLQNEKDLFDDVMEYK; this comes from the coding sequence ATGATGTTTCCGGTTAGATGCTTTTCTTGTGGAACTGTCGTTTCTGAAGTATACGAAGAATACCACGAAAGACTTAGTAATGGGGAAAAACCAGATGATATTTTAGATGACTTGCAAATCACAAAATACTGTTGTAGAAGAATGTTTGCATCTCACAGATTACAAAACGAAAAAGATTTATTTGACGATGTTATGGAATATAAATAA